The proteins below are encoded in one region of Ricinus communis isolate WT05 ecotype wild-type chromosome 6, ASM1957865v1, whole genome shotgun sequence:
- the LOC8268570 gene encoding probable protein S-acyltransferase 15: protein MKCQKFISIPVFSVFVLMGFIYYVTLFIVVENWVGLQSSAGTLNALIFTLMASLCVFSFSVCVLTDPGHVPSSYVPDVEGNHVQDNESQMKQCEKCCTYKPPRAHHCRICRRCVLKMDHHCLWINNCVGYWNYKAFLILLLYATAASIYSMVMIISSVFQRNWDFGGRTPLKTFYIVFGAMMTALSATLGTFLAWHIYLIAHNLTTIEYYEGIRAAWLARKCGQSYRHQFDLTVYKNIISVLGSNMLKWLCPTAVGHLKDGMNFPTSHDS from the exons ATGAAGTGCCAAAAATTCATATCTATCCCAGTCTTCAGTGTATTTGTTTTAAtgggttttatttattatgttacACTCTTCATTGTTGTAGAGAATTGGGTTGGTTTACAGAGCTCAGCTGGGACTTTAAATGCTTTGATCTTTACTTTGATGGCTTCTTTATgtgttttctctttctctgttTGTGTTCTTACTGACCCTGGTCATGTCCCTTCTTCTTACGTCCCTGATGTTGAAGGGAATCATGTTCAAGATAAT GAATCACAAATGAAGCAATGTGAAAAGTGTTGCACATACAAGCCTCCCAGGGCTCATCATTGCCGGATCTGCAGAAGGTGTGTTCTGAAGATG GATCATCATTGTTTATGGATAAACAATTGTGTTGGTTATTGGAATTATAAggcttttctcatattacttCTCTATGCAACTGCAGCAAGTATCTATTCTATG GTCATGATTATAAGCAGCGTGTTTCAAAGAAACTGGGATTTTGGCGGGAGGACTCCCCTCAAGACTTTTTAT ATTGTTTTTGGAGCAATGATGACAGCCCTGAGCGCAACACTTGGGACTTTCTTGGCTTGGCATATCTACCTTATTGCTCATAATCTGACAACCATAGAG TATTATGAAGGAATACGTGCTGCATGGCTGGCTAGGAAATGTGGGCAGAGTTATCGACATCAATTCGACCTTActgtttataaaaatatcatctcg GTATTGGGTTCAAACATGCTTAAATGGTTATGTCCCACAGCAGTAGGCCATCTAAAAGATGGAATGAACTTTCCTACATCACATGATAGTTGA